The Nocardioides sp. S-1144 genome includes a region encoding these proteins:
- a CDS encoding SigE family RNA polymerase sigma factor: MTTRRDQEFEEFVLAAWPRLRRAAYLLAHDSHDAEDLVQTALTRSYARWSAVRKEGAYSYVHRALVNAYIDTTRRRRPVPVEHVPERATDDDDTFEDRSELVDLLARLTPRERSIIVYRYYLDTPEKEVAERLGVAPGTVRSTASRALARVRADQERNPR, translated from the coding sequence ATGACGACGAGACGAGACCAGGAGTTCGAGGAGTTCGTCCTCGCCGCCTGGCCCCGGCTGAGGCGGGCGGCCTACCTGCTCGCCCACGACAGCCACGACGCCGAGGACCTGGTCCAGACGGCGCTGACCCGCAGCTACGCCCGGTGGTCGGCGGTGCGGAAGGAGGGTGCCTACTCCTACGTGCACCGAGCCCTGGTCAACGCCTACATCGACACCACCCGGCGACGCCGCCCGGTGCCGGTCGAGCACGTGCCCGAGCGGGCCACCGACGACGACGACACGTTCGAGGACCGCAGCGAGCTGGTCGACCTGCTCGCCCGGCTCACCCCGCGGGAGCGCTCGATCATCGTCTACCGCTACTACCTGGACACCCCGGAGAAGGAGGTCGCCGAGCGTCTCGGCGTCGCCCCCGGCACCGTCCGCAGCACCGCCTCGCGCGCCCTGGCCCGGGTCCGCGCCGACCAGGAGAGGAACCCCCGATGA